The proteins below come from a single Jaculus jaculus isolate mJacJac1 chromosome X, mJacJac1.mat.Y.cur, whole genome shotgun sequence genomic window:
- the LOC123456528 gene encoding antifreeze protein Maxi-like, whose amino-acid sequence MGKSGFPSGPSPDSAWAAASSAAIAAANSSSASTSPKGAAAASAAAAALASAAAAAAAAATARAASSSSSSSSSSLARAAATSPRVASAAASSPEASASTSASTSASASATEASATASATVAAAASGAERRGRAGGCRNPGRGRERERPEGGLAPVELGERVTGMASAAGSAPVRVAAARCCRRRRSVVG is encoded by the exons ATGGGAAAGTCTGGGTTTCCCTCGGGGCCCTCGCCGGACTCCGCTTGGGCAGCCGCCTCCTCCGCGGCGATCGCCGCCGCCAACTCCTCATCCGCATCCACCTCCCCCAAGGGGGCCGCCGCAGCCTCCGCTGCAGCTGCGGCGCTGGCctcagccgccgccgccgccgccgccgccgccacggcCCGGgcggcctcctcctcctcgtcgtcctcctcctcctctctagcCAGGGCGGCCGCCACCTCCCCCAGGGTGGCCTCCGCCGCTGCCTCCTCGCCCGAGGCCTCCgcctccacctcagcctccaccTCTGCTTCCGCCTCCGCCACGGAGGCCTCCGCCACGGCCTCCGCCAcggtcgccgccgccgcctcc GGGGCGGAGAGGCGGGGAAGGGCCGGTGGGTGCCGGAACCCGGGCCGGGGGCGTGAGCGCGAGCGGCCGGAGGGGGGCCTGGCTCCGGTCGAACTGGGAGAGCGAGTCACCGGGATGGCGAGCGCGGCCGGGAGCGCGCCGGTCCGAGTCGCCGCAGcccgctgctgccgccgccgccgctcggtCGTGGGCTAG
- the Pabpc1l2b gene encoding polyadenylate-binding protein 1-like 2 has protein sequence MASLYVGDLHPEVTEAMLYEKFSPAGPILSIRICRDKITRRSLGYAYVNYQQPVDAKRALETLNFDVIKGRPVRIMWSQRDPSLRKSGVGNVFIKNLGKTIDNKALYNIFSAFGNILSCKVACDEKGPKGYGFVHFQKQESAERAIDALNGMFLNYRKIFVGRFKSHKEREAERGAWARQSTSADLRDFEDDTDEEATFR, from the coding sequence ATGGCCTCGCTGTACGTGGGCGACCTGCACCCCGAGGTGACCGAGGCGATGCTGTACGAGAAGTTCAGTCCGGCCGGGCCCATCCTGTCCATCCGCATTTGCCGGGACAAGATCACCCGCCGCTCGTTGGGCTACGCGTACGTCAACTACCAGCAACCGGTGGACGCCAAGCGGGCCCTGGAGACCCTGAACTTTGATGTCATCAAGGGCAGGCCAGTGCGCATCATGTGGTCCCAGAGGGACCCCTCGCTCCGCAAGAGCGGGGTGGGCAACGTCTTCATCAAGAACCTGGGCAAGACCATCGACAACAAGGCGCTGTACAACATCTTCTCGGCCTTCGGCAACATCCTGTCCTGCAAGGTGGCCTGCGATGAGAAGGGCCCCAAGGGCTACGGGTTCGTGCACTTCCAGAAGCAGGAGTCGGCTGAGAGGGCCATAGATGCGCTGAATGGCATGTTCCTGAACTACCGCAAAATTTTCGTGGGGAGATTCAAGTCGCataaagagagggaggcagaaaggggAGCCTGGGCCCGGCAGTCCACCAGTGCTGACCTCAGAGATTTCGAGGATGACACCGATGAGGAGGCCACCTTCCGATGA